A region from the Variovorax paradoxus genome encodes:
- a CDS encoding DUF2946 family protein translates to MHLLRHHPRFLGLVGRWVLLWFALSIGAAVASPIVHPQAIELVCSSAGSIKAVVHTEDGVQEMGASHMDCPLCVLTGAPPPSPSAAAFDLPLPLGRVVQSIPAARLAAATAAPLPARGPPAFS, encoded by the coding sequence ATGCACCTGCTGCGACACCACCCCCGCTTCCTCGGCCTCGTCGGCCGCTGGGTGCTGCTGTGGTTCGCGCTCTCGATCGGCGCTGCGGTGGCCTCGCCGATCGTGCATCCCCAGGCCATCGAACTGGTGTGCTCGAGCGCCGGCTCGATCAAGGCGGTGGTCCACACCGAAGATGGCGTGCAGGAGATGGGCGCCTCGCACATGGACTGCCCGCTGTGCGTGCTGACCGGCGCTCCGCCGCCGTCGCCGTCCGCTGCTGCTTTCGATCTTCCCCTGCCGCTGGGCCGCGTGGTCCAGTCCATTCCCGCCGCGCGCCTTGCCGCGGCCACCGCCGCGCCGCTGCCGGCGCGCGGACCTCCCGCCTTCTCCTGA
- a CDS encoding copper chaperone PCu(A)C — MNHPRTLLKTAAACALLAGTAAAFAHVTLPRGGATVGSDYDAAFRVGHACEGAKATTGLAVRLPKGFLLSDAQARKGWKLDVQKNTGDGEVRWTAESPQAALPANERAEFVLRGKLPGTPGPLWFKVLQTCDVGSVDWADVPASGNSTAGLKSPAARLDVVAQGVATVDVRDGWVRQSVPGQSGTGAFMKLTAPTGARLVGISTPAAGVAEVHEMKMEGDTMKMRELTTGLDLPAGQTVELKPGGYHVMMMDLKQALAKGSTVPMTLRFEDAKGQKTSLELNLPVGAPAGAEAAAPVHQHKH, encoded by the coding sequence ATGAACCACCCCCGCACCCTCCTCAAGACCGCCGCCGCATGCGCCCTGCTGGCAGGCACGGCCGCCGCGTTCGCCCATGTCACCTTGCCGCGCGGCGGCGCCACCGTCGGCAGCGACTACGACGCCGCCTTCCGCGTGGGCCACGCCTGCGAAGGTGCCAAGGCCACCACCGGACTGGCCGTGCGCCTGCCCAAGGGTTTTCTCCTGAGCGACGCGCAGGCGCGCAAGGGCTGGAAGCTCGACGTGCAGAAGAACACCGGCGATGGCGAAGTGCGCTGGACCGCGGAAAGCCCGCAAGCGGCGCTGCCCGCCAATGAGCGCGCCGAGTTCGTGCTGCGCGGCAAGCTCCCCGGCACGCCCGGACCGCTGTGGTTCAAGGTGCTGCAGACCTGCGACGTAGGCAGCGTCGACTGGGCCGATGTGCCGGCCTCGGGCAACTCGACCGCGGGGCTCAAGAGCCCTGCGGCCAGGCTCGACGTGGTGGCGCAGGGCGTGGCCACGGTCGATGTGCGCGATGGCTGGGTGCGCCAGTCGGTGCCGGGCCAGAGCGGCACCGGGGCCTTCATGAAGCTCACGGCGCCCACCGGCGCCAGGCTGGTCGGCATCTCGACGCCGGCCGCCGGCGTGGCCGAGGTGCACGAGATGAAGATGGAAGGCGACACCATGAAGATGCGCGAACTGACCACCGGCCTCGACCTGCCCGCCGGGCAGACCGTGGAACTCAAACCGGGCGGCTACCACGTGATGATGATGGACCTGAAGCAGGCGCTGGCCAAGGGTTCGACCGTGCCCATGACGCTCCGCTTCGAGGATGCGAAGGGCCAGAAGACCTCGCTCGAACTGAACCTGCCGGTGGGCGCGCCGGCGGGCGCCGAAGCGGCCGCGCCGGTCCATCAGCACAAGCACTGA
- a CDS encoding TonB-dependent receptor: MAFPLGSPVWAQIAPDPSAGGGGARTLSTVTVSDGRPTSLPARIPTTVEGTTHEQIAETVNATDSEDALKYLPSLVVRKRYIGDFNHAVLATRASGTGNSARSMVYADGIMLSNPLGNGATYAPRWGMVSPEEIERVDVLYGPFSAAYPGNSAGAVVDYLTRMPTKLEAHVKLSGFASNFDLYNSHSSPAGQQLELSLGSRSGDWSWWLSASRTHSKGQALVFGNRLVSAGTLGNAGTPVTGAVLGINPSNQPWWLVGGSTIYDTTQEQAKLKLAYDFSPTVRATYTLGAWNNTTHGGVDTYLRDAFGRPVYAGRVNVAGRSYNLDAPSAALAPTETALTHYMHGLSVKSHTGGMFDWELAASLFDYARDTSRTPTTPLPGAFNGGPGRTTDMGGSGWHTFKAAGTWRPTGSADGVGAHVVDFGFQQDTARLRTGVGNTLDWIAGPAVAPFSAFNGNTRLQSLYVQDTWRFAKDWKTTLGLRHERWEAYGGQLGNATKLLDFAPRKNSYDSPKAALAWQATPNWLLKASTGRAVRMPTVSELYQGSIDGSRIVNTDPNLRPERSWTTELSAERDLKGWGLDGVLRTTLFFENTKDALYSQALTNLVSTVQNVDAIRTRGLEVALNAVDVGLKGLDLSGSLTLTRSKIAANGGFPASVGREQPRVPKVRATLLATYRPDARWSYTVGARYSGQQYGTLDNSDGNGAAYTGFSKFFVVDARMRYRIDRQWSAAVGIDNLNNNKYWAFHPYPQRTYVAELKFDL, from the coding sequence ATGGCATTCCCCCTTGGCTCGCCCGTGTGGGCGCAAATCGCGCCTGATCCGTCCGCTGGCGGCGGCGGTGCGCGCACCCTGAGCACCGTCACGGTCAGCGACGGCCGCCCGACCTCGCTGCCGGCCCGGATCCCGACCACCGTCGAGGGCACGACGCACGAGCAGATCGCTGAAACCGTCAACGCGACCGACAGCGAAGACGCGCTCAAGTACCTGCCCAGCCTGGTGGTGCGCAAGCGCTACATCGGCGATTTCAACCATGCGGTGCTCGCCACGCGCGCCTCGGGCACGGGCAACAGCGCGCGCTCGATGGTGTATGCCGACGGCATCATGCTGTCGAACCCGCTGGGCAACGGCGCCACTTATGCGCCGCGCTGGGGCATGGTGTCGCCCGAAGAGATCGAGCGCGTCGATGTGCTCTACGGGCCGTTCTCGGCGGCCTACCCGGGCAACTCGGCTGGCGCCGTGGTCGACTACCTGACGCGCATGCCCACGAAGCTCGAAGCACACGTCAAGCTCAGCGGCTTCGCCTCGAACTTCGACCTGTACAACAGCCACTCGTCGCCTGCGGGCCAGCAGCTCGAACTCTCGCTGGGCAGCCGCAGCGGCGACTGGTCGTGGTGGCTCAGCGCCTCGCGCACCCACAGCAAGGGGCAGGCGCTGGTGTTCGGCAACCGGCTCGTGAGCGCCGGCACCCTGGGCAATGCCGGCACGCCGGTCACCGGCGCGGTGTTGGGCATCAACCCGTCGAATCAGCCTTGGTGGCTGGTGGGCGGCTCGACAATCTACGACACCACGCAGGAGCAGGCCAAGCTCAAGCTGGCCTACGACTTCTCTCCCACCGTGCGCGCCACCTACACGCTCGGCGCCTGGAACAACACCACGCACGGCGGCGTCGACACCTACCTGCGCGATGCCTTCGGCCGGCCGGTGTATGCGGGGCGCGTGAACGTCGCGGGGCGAAGCTACAACCTCGATGCGCCGAGCGCCGCCCTGGCGCCGACCGAGACCGCGCTCACGCACTACATGCACGGCCTTTCGGTGAAGAGCCACACCGGCGGCATGTTCGACTGGGAGCTGGCCGCAAGCCTGTTCGACTATGCGCGCGACACCTCGCGCACGCCGACCACGCCCCTGCCCGGCGCCTTCAATGGCGGACCGGGCCGCACCACCGACATGGGCGGCTCGGGCTGGCACACCTTCAAGGCCGCCGGAACCTGGCGGCCCACCGGCTCGGCCGACGGCGTAGGCGCGCATGTGGTCGACTTCGGCTTCCAGCAGGACACGGCCCGCCTGCGCACCGGCGTCGGCAACACGCTCGACTGGATCGCCGGGCCGGCCGTGGCGCCGTTCTCCGCCTTCAACGGCAACACCCGATTGCAGTCGCTCTACGTGCAGGACACCTGGCGCTTCGCCAAGGACTGGAAGACCACGCTCGGGCTGCGCCACGAACGATGGGAGGCCTACGGCGGCCAGCTCGGCAACGCGACGAAGCTGCTCGACTTCGCGCCCCGCAAAAACAGCTACGACTCGCCCAAGGCCGCCCTCGCCTGGCAAGCTACCCCGAACTGGCTGCTCAAGGCATCGACCGGCCGCGCGGTGCGGATGCCCACTGTCAGCGAGCTCTACCAGGGCTCGATCGACGGCAGCCGCATCGTCAACACCGATCCGAACCTGCGGCCGGAGCGCTCGTGGACCACGGAACTCAGCGCCGAGCGCGACCTGAAAGGCTGGGGGCTCGACGGCGTGCTGCGCACCACGCTCTTCTTCGAGAACACGAAAGATGCGCTCTACAGCCAGGCCCTCACCAATCTTGTGAGCACGGTGCAGAACGTCGATGCCATCCGCACGCGGGGCCTCGAAGTGGCGCTGAACGCGGTCGACGTGGGCCTGAAAGGCCTGGACCTGAGCGGCAGCCTCACGCTGACGCGCTCGAAGATCGCGGCCAACGGCGGTTTTCCCGCCAGCGTCGGCCGCGAACAGCCGCGCGTGCCGAAGGTGCGGGCCACGCTGCTCGCCACCTACCGGCCCGATGCGAGATGGAGCTACACCGTCGGCGCACGCTACAGCGGGCAGCAATACGGCACGCTCGACAACAGTGACGGCAACGGCGCGGCCTACACGGGCTTTTCGAAGTTCTTCGTGGTCGACGCGCGCATGCGCTACCGGATCGACCGGCAGTGGAGCGCCGCCGTGGGCATCGACAACCTGAACAACAACAAGTACTGGGCCTTCCATCCCTATCCGCAACGCACCTACGTGGCCGAACTCAAGTTCGACCTCTGA
- a CDS encoding toxin-antitoxin system YwqK family antitoxin, translating into MSPPPRAAPSRLAASAGAGAAAFRIAAAALWLFAAGAAHAVLDCEFNGRKVNPSDGSSTAGKTGLMRCKDRETGELQREQQIQNGVLMGLARFYEKGKLAREHTLNAKGHIHGLAREFAANGQVLREAVYDDGQEHGLVRSFYPSGQLRRATLYPAVGADRAFVEFTERGQMSALRCGEVPMLAPAADDARLCGFVGGPSQVELFDTAGVLRSRVSYLAGKRVRSQSFYDNGKPSVQDEIVGRQRTERQFSSEGVKRRETVWLLLERNAVRQREQEFSEKGTLIRDRRWDRAGEPIGDDSYHLNGRPRSKSVYRGTGDARTVEITEFYDSGQRAAHGRYLVAGRGRQLPVGTHRRFSEKGVLLAESNFDAKGRVTRERSWDENGELLRDDEVFEDGSRKTIMSR; encoded by the coding sequence ATGAGCCCTCCGCCCCGAGCCGCCCCCAGCCGGCTCGCAGCCTCTGCGGGCGCCGGGGCAGCCGCGTTCCGGATCGCGGCCGCGGCACTCTGGCTCTTTGCGGCGGGCGCCGCCCACGCGGTGCTCGATTGCGAGTTCAACGGCCGCAAGGTGAATCCGTCCGACGGCAGCAGCACCGCGGGCAAGACGGGGTTGATGCGCTGCAAGGACCGTGAAACCGGTGAGCTCCAGCGCGAACAGCAAATCCAGAACGGGGTCTTGATGGGCCTGGCGCGCTTCTACGAGAAGGGCAAGCTGGCCAGGGAGCACACGCTCAACGCCAAGGGCCATATCCACGGGCTCGCGCGCGAGTTCGCAGCCAACGGGCAGGTCTTGCGCGAGGCGGTCTACGACGACGGGCAGGAGCACGGCCTCGTGCGCAGCTTCTACCCGAGCGGGCAGCTGCGCCGCGCCACCCTCTACCCGGCCGTTGGAGCCGACCGTGCCTTCGTCGAGTTCACGGAGCGCGGGCAGATGTCTGCGCTGCGTTGCGGCGAAGTGCCCATGCTGGCGCCGGCAGCCGACGACGCCAGGCTGTGCGGATTCGTGGGCGGGCCGTCGCAGGTCGAGCTTTTCGATACGGCCGGCGTCCTGCGCTCGCGGGTTTCGTACCTGGCGGGCAAGCGGGTGCGTTCGCAGAGCTTCTACGACAACGGCAAGCCTTCCGTGCAGGACGAGATCGTCGGCCGCCAGCGCACCGAGCGCCAGTTCTCCTCCGAAGGCGTGAAGCGCCGCGAAACGGTGTGGCTGCTGCTCGAGCGCAACGCCGTGCGGCAACGCGAGCAGGAGTTCTCCGAAAAGGGAACGCTGATCCGTGACCGGCGATGGGACCGGGCGGGCGAGCCGATCGGCGACGACAGCTACCACCTCAACGGCCGGCCTCGCAGCAAGTCGGTCTACCGCGGAACCGGTGATGCGCGCACGGTCGAGATCACGGAGTTCTACGACAGCGGCCAGCGCGCGGCGCATGGCCGGTACCTGGTGGCGGGCCGCGGGCGCCAGCTGCCGGTGGGCACGCACCGGCGCTTCAGCGAAAAGGGCGTCCTGCTGGCGGAATCGAACTTCGATGCCAAGGGCCGCGTGACGCGCGAGCGCAGCTGGGACGAGAACGGCGAGCTGCTGCGCGACGACGAAGTCTTCGAAGACGGCTCGCGCAAGACCATCATGAGCAGATAA
- a CDS encoding phospholipase D family protein, protein MSSIYVLFGRSIALLVLVLQGACAQLPEHVDRPVSTALASPNGTALEALVQQRRKADAARFESGFLLLAGPPAAYGSRLALIEGAQKTLDLQYYAIHADASTGRLVRGIRAAAERGVRVRILLDDLHSTGRDALVLGLAFVPNIEMRLFNPLAGARGASLARLLNSIGDASRIQQRMHNKLFLADNVLGVTGGRNLGDAYFGNALKGNYIDVDILAAGPIVRDLSRSFDSYWNNERAYPVQSLVKRSELEAIRERAQQADRELADESAQAQNSPPATPSPAAPGTEPKAGAAPTPAQLARAWDEKPLDLRTARFVWAPAVMLADQPGKIPTDKGPEKTKAPGLVVSQPGDAASSSRRAASLEASSDVAAGSDTVVEGLLQLIGQARSDLLVISPYFVPGPDMKQAFAAAHSRGVRIRVLTNSLSSNDAPVAHVGYSRHREELLKIGVELYELRSEQASVGNAFGSSGSGGSLGESRSMLHSKVLVMDGQLLVVGSMNLDLRSQLQNTEIALLVRSAELSRAASAQIERGMREGSWRVELNDGSLVWRAPQGSGLKDTSTEPDASLSLRLLLRLFGPLAPDQLL, encoded by the coding sequence ATGTCTTCCATCTACGTGCTCTTTGGCCGATCCATTGCGCTTCTTGTCCTCGTTCTGCAGGGCGCTTGCGCACAACTGCCCGAGCACGTCGACCGGCCCGTATCGACCGCACTCGCCTCGCCCAACGGCACTGCGCTGGAGGCATTGGTGCAGCAGCGGCGCAAGGCCGATGCGGCGCGGTTCGAATCCGGCTTCCTGCTGCTCGCGGGGCCTCCCGCCGCCTACGGCAGCCGGCTCGCGCTGATTGAAGGCGCACAGAAGACGCTCGACCTGCAGTACTACGCCATCCACGCCGACGCCAGCACCGGCCGGCTAGTGCGTGGAATCCGGGCGGCGGCCGAGCGCGGCGTGCGCGTGCGGATCCTGCTCGACGATCTGCACAGCACCGGGCGCGACGCGCTGGTGCTGGGCCTGGCGTTCGTGCCCAACATCGAGATGCGCCTGTTCAATCCGCTGGCCGGCGCGCGCGGAGCTTCGTTGGCGCGCCTTCTCAACTCGATCGGCGATGCCTCCCGGATCCAGCAGCGGATGCACAACAAGCTTTTTCTCGCCGACAACGTGCTCGGCGTCACCGGCGGGCGCAACCTGGGCGATGCCTATTTCGGCAACGCGCTGAAGGGCAACTACATCGACGTCGACATCCTGGCGGCCGGGCCGATCGTGCGGGACCTGTCGCGCAGCTTCGACAGCTACTGGAACAACGAACGCGCCTATCCCGTCCAGTCGCTGGTCAAGCGCAGCGAGCTGGAGGCCATCCGCGAACGCGCGCAACAGGCCGACCGGGAGCTGGCCGACGAATCAGCCCAAGCGCAGAACTCGCCGCCGGCCACCCCGTCGCCCGCAGCGCCCGGGACGGAACCGAAGGCCGGCGCGGCTCCCACGCCGGCACAGCTCGCCCGCGCCTGGGACGAAAAACCGCTGGACCTGCGAACCGCCCGATTCGTCTGGGCGCCTGCGGTGATGCTCGCCGACCAGCCCGGAAAGATCCCGACCGACAAGGGCCCCGAGAAGACGAAAGCGCCGGGCCTGGTGGTGAGCCAGCCCGGGGATGCTGCCAGCTCGTCGCGGCGCGCGGCGTCGCTCGAAGCCAGCTCCGACGTCGCCGCGGGCAGCGACACGGTGGTCGAGGGCCTGTTGCAGCTGATCGGGCAGGCGCGCAGCGATCTGCTCGTCATTTCGCCTTATTTCGTGCCCGGCCCGGACATGAAGCAAGCCTTTGCGGCGGCTCACAGCCGGGGGGTGCGCATCCGGGTGCTGACCAACTCGCTGTCTTCGAACGACGCGCCGGTGGCGCATGTCGGCTACTCCCGCCATCGCGAGGAACTGCTCAAGATCGGCGTCGAGCTTTACGAGTTGCGCAGCGAGCAGGCCAGCGTCGGCAACGCCTTCGGCTCGTCGGGCAGCGGCGGCAGCCTCGGCGAATCGCGCTCGATGCTGCACTCGAAGGTGCTGGTGATGGACGGCCAGTTGCTGGTGGTCGGCTCGATGAACCTCGACCTGCGCTCGCAGCTGCAGAACACCGAAATCGCCCTCCTCGTGCGAAGCGCCGAGCTCTCCCGCGCGGCGTCCGCCCAGATCGAGCGCGGCATGCGCGAGGGCTCATGGCGCGTCGAATTGAACGACGGCTCGCTGGTCTGGCGGGCGCCCCAAGGCAGCGGGCTGAAGGACACCTCCACCGAGCCCGACGCCAGCCTGAGCCTGCGCCTGCTGCTCAGGCTGTTCGGTCCGCTGGCGCCGGACCAGCTGCTGTAG
- a CDS encoding VOC family protein — protein sequence MQSIFHLAFHVRDLDVARRFYGQVLGCAEGRSTDTWVDFDFFGHQISLHLGEPFATTRTGRVGDAMVPMPHFGIVLALPDWQALAKRLEAADMEFVLEPQVRFEGQPGEQWTMFFCDPFGNPIEVKGFRSLAALYDK from the coding sequence ATGCAGAGCATCTTCCATCTTGCCTTTCACGTCCGCGATCTCGACGTGGCCCGCCGCTTCTATGGCCAGGTTCTCGGCTGCGCCGAAGGCCGCAGCACCGACACATGGGTCGATTTCGACTTCTTCGGCCACCAGATCTCGCTGCACCTGGGCGAACCCTTCGCCACCACGCGCACCGGCCGCGTCGGCGACGCGATGGTGCCGATGCCGCACTTCGGCATCGTGCTCGCTCTGCCCGACTGGCAGGCGCTTGCGAAGCGGCTGGAAGCCGCCGACATGGAGTTCGTGCTCGAACCGCAGGTGCGCTTCGAAGGCCAGCCGGGCGAGCAGTGGACCATGTTCTTCTGCGATCCGTTCGGCAATCCGATCGAGGTCAAGGGCTTTCGTTCCCTGGCAGCGCTCTACGACAAATGA
- a CDS encoding ATP-binding cassette domain-containing protein — translation MALITLLNAQLAFGHVPLLDHADFSLLESERIGLIGRNGAGKSSLLKILGGLEKTDDGTLQLQQNLRIAFVAQEPQLDMDADVFTAASQGLAPVIAIRDLYLSGAEGLDLDALQSQIEAFDAWNWEQRVEETLHRLHLDRNALVGSLSGGTRKRVALAQALVAAPDVLLLDEPTNHLDLDSIEWLEQLLIDFKGSVVTVTHDRSFLNRVATRILELDRGKLNSYPGNFEQYLLQKEEQLAQEAVISAKADKLLAQEEIWIRKGVEARRTRSQSRISRLEALRASRTARREVQGSVNMDVASGQSSGKIVAELTEATKSFGEKTVIRKFTGTILRGDKVGLLGPNGAGKTTLLKLILGELEPDSGKIRRGTNLQVAYFDQMRDKLDLDATLEDFISPGSEWIEIGNQRKHVKSYLSDFLFSPARANSPVRSLSGGERNRLLLARLFARPANVLVLDEPTNDLDIDTLELLESLLQDYDGTVFLVSHDRTFLDNVVTSTIAFEGDGHWREYEGSVQDWLIQSKRSREIAEQRQAAGAPPPAASALAPAPVAAEPTTPTRPATAARKKLSYKEQRELEALPAQIEALEAEQKRIGEMLELDGGAIYATDASRAAELSQRHAQIDDELLAALERQEELSAGR, via the coding sequence ATGGCACTCATCACACTCCTCAACGCCCAACTCGCGTTCGGTCACGTCCCGCTGCTCGATCATGCGGACTTCTCTCTTCTCGAATCGGAGCGTATCGGGCTGATCGGGCGCAATGGCGCAGGCAAGTCTTCCCTGCTCAAGATATTGGGTGGCCTGGAGAAGACGGACGACGGCACGCTTCAACTACAGCAGAACCTGCGTATCGCGTTCGTCGCCCAGGAGCCCCAGTTGGACATGGACGCGGACGTCTTCACGGCAGCAAGCCAGGGCCTGGCCCCGGTGATCGCCATACGGGACCTTTATCTTTCAGGTGCCGAGGGTCTGGACCTGGACGCACTGCAGTCCCAGATAGAAGCCTTCGATGCCTGGAACTGGGAGCAGCGCGTGGAAGAGACGCTGCATCGCCTCCATCTGGACCGCAATGCCCTGGTCGGCTCTCTTTCTGGCGGCACCCGCAAGCGTGTCGCCCTGGCTCAAGCCTTGGTCGCCGCGCCGGATGTCCTTCTATTGGATGAACCTACCAATCACCTGGACCTGGACTCGATCGAATGGCTGGAGCAACTGCTGATCGACTTCAAGGGAAGCGTGGTGACCGTCACCCATGACCGCAGCTTCCTGAACCGCGTGGCCACCCGCATCTTGGAGCTGGACCGGGGCAAGCTGAACTCCTATCCGGGCAACTTCGAGCAGTACCTGCTGCAGAAGGAAGAGCAGCTCGCCCAGGAAGCCGTCATCAGCGCCAAGGCGGACAAGCTTCTCGCACAGGAAGAAATCTGGATCCGCAAGGGCGTGGAGGCTCGCCGCACCCGCAGCCAGAGCCGCATCAGCCGCCTCGAGGCGCTGCGTGCGAGCCGCACAGCGCGCCGGGAGGTCCAGGGCAGCGTCAATATGGACGTTGCGTCGGGCCAGAGCAGCGGCAAGATCGTGGCCGAGCTCACCGAGGCGACCAAGTCCTTCGGCGAAAAGACCGTGATCCGCAAATTCACGGGCACCATCCTGCGCGGCGACAAGGTCGGCCTGCTGGGCCCCAATGGCGCGGGCAAGACCACGCTGCTCAAGCTGATCCTGGGCGAGCTCGAACCCGACAGCGGCAAGATCCGCCGGGGCACCAACCTGCAGGTGGCGTATTTCGACCAGATGCGCGACAAGCTCGACCTCGACGCGACGCTGGAGGACTTCATCAGCCCGGGCAGCGAATGGATCGAGATCGGCAACCAGCGCAAGCACGTGAAGAGCTATCTTTCGGATTTTCTCTTCTCTCCGGCGCGCGCCAATTCGCCGGTTCGCTCCCTGAGCGGCGGAGAGCGCAACCGGCTGCTGCTGGCGCGCCTGTTCGCGCGTCCGGCCAACGTGCTGGTGCTCGACGAGCCGACCAACGATCTGGACATCGACACGCTGGAACTGCTGGAGAGCCTGCTGCAGGACTACGACGGCACCGTTTTCCTGGTCAGCCACGACCGCACCTTCCTGGACAACGTGGTGACCAGCACGATCGCCTTCGAGGGTGACGGCCATTGGCGCGAATACGAGGGCAGCGTGCAGGACTGGTTGATCCAGTCGAAGCGCTCGCGCGAGATCGCGGAGCAACGGCAGGCTGCCGGCGCCCCGCCTCCCGCTGCGTCGGCACTGGCTCCGGCCCCGGTCGCGGCCGAGCCAACAACGCCCACGCGCCCGGCCACGGCCGCGCGCAAGAAGCTCAGCTACAAGGAACAGCGCGAGCTCGAGGCGCTACCGGCGCAAATCGAGGCGCTCGAAGCCGAGCAGAAGCGCATCGGCGAAATGCTCGAACTCGACGGCGGGGCGATCTACGCCACCGACGCTTCGCGCGCGGCCGAACTGAGCCAGCGCCATGCCCAGATCGACGACGAGCTGCTGGCGGCGCTGGAACGCCAGGAGGAGCTGTCCGCCGGGCGCTAG
- a CDS encoding TraB/GumN family protein, whose amino-acid sequence MATRTRASLLSRLPRLALAGACCVLALAAQGACPPSAIASLGKPGAAVGQWNAADRGLLWRADRDGRTAWLYGTIHLGRAEWVRPGPTVQKALEQSDALALELDMRDPIAMRPLTQQADPAVVARLLSGERARRLARQNEAACVPSGTTAGLQPILQVMSLAGLVARVDGLYPEFGADEALAVSARNNNKPVFALESAAAQLKMLTGDSEAEEAEQIDAALDELESGQLRAQMKELADIWARGDADKLGRYPEWCNCLNTPAEQRLMKRLLDDRNPGLADGIERMHASGQRVFAAVGALHMVGPQGLPALLAARGFQVAAVPLVAQPPIAVPTAPAPKASARGAQGARGNNRGAKDSGAKANGRRTGNAKPAPAPKSKQRR is encoded by the coding sequence TTGGCGACGCGCACGCGCGCGTCCTTGCTTTCGCGCCTGCCGCGCCTCGCGCTGGCCGGCGCCTGTTGCGTTCTCGCGCTCGCGGCGCAGGGCGCTTGTCCGCCATCCGCCATTGCCAGCCTCGGCAAGCCCGGTGCGGCGGTCGGCCAGTGGAATGCGGCCGACCGCGGGCTGCTGTGGCGCGCCGACAGGGACGGGCGCACCGCCTGGCTCTATGGAACCATCCATCTCGGCCGGGCCGAATGGGTGCGGCCCGGGCCCACGGTGCAGAAGGCGCTGGAGCAGAGCGATGCACTGGCGCTGGAGCTCGACATGCGCGACCCGATTGCGATGCGGCCCCTGACGCAGCAGGCCGATCCGGCCGTGGTGGCGCGGCTGCTCAGCGGCGAGCGCGCCCGGCGGCTGGCCCGCCAGAACGAGGCCGCCTGCGTGCCGTCCGGCACGACCGCGGGGCTGCAGCCTATCCTGCAGGTGATGTCGCTGGCGGGCCTGGTGGCGCGCGTCGACGGCCTGTACCCGGAGTTCGGCGCCGACGAGGCCCTGGCCGTCTCCGCGCGCAACAACAACAAGCCGGTGTTCGCTCTCGAAAGTGCCGCCGCGCAATTGAAGATGCTGACCGGCGACTCCGAGGCCGAAGAGGCGGAGCAGATCGACGCGGCCCTGGACGAACTGGAATCGGGCCAGCTGCGCGCGCAGATGAAGGAGCTGGCCGATATCTGGGCGCGCGGCGACGCGGACAAGCTCGGCCGCTATCCCGAATGGTGCAACTGCCTCAACACGCCCGCCGAGCAGCGGCTGATGAAGCGCCTGCTGGACGACCGCAATCCCGGCCTGGCGGACGGCATCGAGCGCATGCACGCGAGCGGCCAGCGCGTGTTCGCTGCCGTGGGCGCGCTGCACATGGTCGGCCCGCAGGGGCTGCCGGCGCTGCTGGCGGCGCGCGGATTCCAGGTGGCGGCCGTCCCGCTGGTGGCGCAGCCGCCCATCGCGGTGCCGACGGCGCCGGCGCCGAAGGCGAGCGCCCGTGGCGCCCAGGGGGCCAGGGGCAATAATCGCGGCGCCAAGGATTCCGGCGCCAAGGCGAACGGCCGGCGCACGGGCAATGCCAAGCCCGCGCCCGCACCAAAGAGCAAACAGCGCCGATAA